Genomic window (Pseudomonas sp. L5B5):
GACAACACCGTGACCTGCGCGCCCCGGGGTTGCAGGCAAACTTCGAACTGGGTGCCCAGGACATGGGCCTCGCCCTGCTCCGCCGTGACCACGAACGGCTGGCCGGTGTGGCTGACGCTGAAGAAACCGGCGCCACGGCGCAGTTGCACCTGCCGCTGGCCATGGCTGAAGTCCACGGCAATGGCGCTGTCGGCGTCCAGGGTCACTTCGCTGCGGTCGGCCAGGGTCACGGTGCGTACCTGGCCCGGTGCCGAGACGTAGTCGGCGCCCAGGTCATCGACCCAGCGTCCCGGCTGCCAGCCGGCGCCCAGGGCCACCGCCAGCAGCACACTGGCGGCCATCGCCAACCCCACCGCTGTGCGGCGCCGGCCCCGGCCCCGAGCCGCCTCCATGCGATGCAGCAGGCCGTGCAGGGCCTGGGCGTCTTCCGCGGCCAGGGTCCGCGCCGGCTGTTCGCTCAACTCCCACACCACCTGGGCCTGGGCATAGGCCTCGACATGGGCCGGATCGGCTTGCAGCCACTGGCTGAAGGTGGCCTGGTCGCCGCTGCTGGGCCGGTCGTGGAGCAGGCTCAGCCAGGCCAGGGCAGCCTGTTCCTGGGCGGGCGTCGGGATGACGATGGAGCGCTGGTTCACGGGGCATTCCTTGGCGTGCGCGGGGTCGAGGGGTCCCGCAGGCTGGCCTTGCAGGCTTCGAGGGCGCGCATCATATGTTTTTCCACGGCGCTTTGGGACAGGCCCATCGCCTTGGCGATCTCGGCGTACTTGCGCCCATGGATGCGGTTGAGCAGGAAGATCTGCCGGGTGCGCTGGGGCAGGCTGCGCAGGGCCGCCTCGACATGGCGCAGGTCATTGCCGGCTTCCAGCACGGCCTGTGGCTCGAGGCCCTGCTGATCCTGTTGCTCGGGCATCCAGCCTTCGCTGACCCGGACTCGCGCGCCCTCGCTGCGCAAGTGGTCGATGGCGATGTTGCCAGCGCAGCGCAACAGGTAAGTGCTCAGTTCCTCGACCTGGATCAGGGGGCGACGCCAGAAACGCAGGAACAGGTCCTGCACCAGATCAGCGGCGGTGGCCCGACAGCCGACACGGCGACTGACAAGGGCCTCCATCTGCGTACGTTGGGACAGAAACACCTGGAGAAAATGCGCGCGGCTGCCTCGTGGATCGGGCCCATCCGGTTCTCGGGATTGCGGGGGCAAGACATCCATCGGCGCGCTCGT
Coding sequences:
- a CDS encoding FecR family protein, which gives rise to MNQRSIVIPTPAQEQAALAWLSLLHDRPSSGDQATFSQWLQADPAHVEAYAQAQVVWELSEQPARTLAAEDAQALHGLLHRMEAARGRGRRRTAVGLAMAASVLLAVALGAGWQPGRWVDDLGADYVSAPGQVRTVTLADRSEVTLDADSAIAVDFSHGQRQVQLRRGAGFFSVSHTGQPFVVTAEQGEAHVLGTQFEVCLQPRGAQVTVLSGRVGVTPSRGAAQQVLGAGQQVAYGQGQAAPLHTTDSEAQLAWREGWLNYYHAPLAEVVQDLQRYFPGRILLLNDELAARRISGSFSSKDPQAVLDSLQAVLGFKQHQIFGRLVVLR
- a CDS encoding RNA polymerase sigma factor, translating into MDVLPPQSREPDGPDPRGSRAHFLQVFLSQRTQMEALVSRRVGCRATAADLVQDLFLRFWRRPLIQVEELSTYLLRCAGNIAIDHLRSEGARVRVSEGWMPEQQDQQGLEPQAVLEAGNDLRHVEAALRSLPQRTRQIFLLNRIHGRKYAEIAKAMGLSQSAVEKHMMRALEACKASLRDPSTPRTPRNAP